Genomic window (Cellulosilyticum lentocellum DSM 5427):
GGGGAACAGCCGAAACAACAAGTGCTTCTTATAAGCTTGGCAGAAATCATGGACTTAGTGTTGGTGCTATTACAGGTGGAGTGAATCCTATGCCTATAACTAAAAACGTATTTAATATAACGCCATGTTGTTTAGTAGATAGTGAGGCATTAGTTAGTACAGAATACAATATACCTGTGACATACATTTATCCTTGGGATTACGTAAAAAAATTGGATTGGCAAAATGCATTAGTTGATATGATTAATAAAACTGGATTTAATTGTGAAGCAAGTGAATGGCAAAGTGGAACATACAAAATAGTAGGCATAAAGATTCCTATTTGTAACAACCAAAGATATATTCATATTGGTTTGCTAAATGATACTAGCTACCAAACAAATGAAACAAAGGATTATGTACCTAGATATTACCTTAAATATCAATTACGCGATGCTAGTGGTAACTTAATAAAAGATTATATCCAGGCTAGTTATAGCTTGCCGGTCGTTAATAGCAATCTACAATTTTACTCATCAACAGTTGCTCATGGCAAAATAAAGCTGTTTCACTTTAAACCAAATACATCAAGTGAAATTTTTCGGTTATTAGATATAGACCAACTATTTTCATTGTCAAATGGATCATATCTAGATTTAGATGGCGCAGCTGTAACTTTATCTAACCCAACACTAATTTGTGGGCCAATAAACGATACTAATTACGTTACAAACAAAGTTATATCATTTGTAAGTCCAGATGTAGAGTATGCAGAGAACATAAAATTGTATCACACTACATTTAATAACGGAACAATATTAGAAGATGTATATGTGCCACTTATGAGCCTGTATGGGAAAAGCAATCCATTCATATTAGTTGATGTAAACACGTTCGAATATTACTATTGTGTACATTTTAACGGAGGAATTGGTAGCACTATTGGAATAAACTCATTTAAAGTATTAGGAAAATCAGATATAAAATATAGTTTTGGATAGGAGGGCACCATGCCACAAGACACACAGGATGTTTTACAGGAAATTAAAGAGAAACTAGGAAGCATTCAATCGGCTGTAGATAATATAATGCCAGTTGTAGATCTTAAGATTGAAAATATGGAAGATAAGCTTAAAGTGGCCAATCACCGAATATTAGACTTAGAAGAACAGAACAAGTGGTTATGGAGATGTATTGCTGGAGCAATAATTGCGGGTGTTATTGCAATGTATTTTAAATAGGAGGGAACCTATGACTGAAGATGAAAGAAAAATACTAGAGCAGGCAGAAGCTATTAAGAAAAAAGAAGCAACAAAGGTAAAGCAGAAGAAAAAAGGTAGATTCATGAAAGGCATCATTATAGGTGTCTTTCTTTTTTACTTGTTTTCATAGGTGTCGTATTGTGGCTATTCTATAAAACTGGAAGTGAGCCTAGTACCTTAATAGCAAGTGTTTTTGCAGTAGCAGTGGGCGAGTTTAGTATCTTAGGCAGTATTAAGAAAAAGAAAGGGTGATGAAATATGAAAAATATTAATTGGAAACAGAAACTTAGTAGTAGGAAGTTTTGGATAGCCTTAGTGGGATTTATTACATCTATTCTAGTGGCTTTTAATGTACCTACGCTCACTGTAGAGCAAGTTACAACTATTGTTATGGGTGGTGGAACATTAATCGCTTACATCCTGTCTGAAGGATTTATAGACGCTAAGCGAGTAGAGGAGGGCAATAAGGATGGAGATACAACAAAAACTACTAACAGTTAATCAATACAGTAGACCAGGTACTAAATTAAAGCAGGTTAAAAACATAGTAGTACATTGGGTAGGTAATGCAAATTCTACAGCAATAGCAAATAGGAATTATTTCGAGAGCCTAAAAGAGAGAAAGTCTTTTGCTAGTTCACACTACATCATAGGACTTCAAGGAGAAATCATCCAGTGTGTGCCAGAAAGCGAAATTGCTTATCATGCTAACAATGCTAATAGCTATTCTATAGGTATAGAGGTATGCCATCCTGATTGGCAAGGTAAGTTCTCAGAAATAACCTACAAGAGCCTTATTAACTTACTAGCAGACTTATGCAAGCGCTACAGTTTAGAGCCTACCACAGCGATTATAAGGCACTATGATGTAACTAAGAAGCTATGTCCTAAGTATTATGTAGAGCATAGTGGAGCATGGTTACAGTTAAAACAAGATGTAAAAGTTAATATGGGTACAGAAGATACAGAATTAAAGAAAGCTGCCGAGATATTATACAAGCGAAACATTATATCAGTTCTTAGTGCATGGGATGATGTGACTAAATTTAAACTAGAATACGTTCCAGGTCTATTAAAGAACATGGGTGGCATAGATAGGTTGGTTAAGGATAAGATAATCTCAGATAAGCTCCTGTGGGAGTATAAGCAGTACAATGCTAATCATGTAAGAGATTTAATAATTAAGTATAGTAAACTAGGGTAGGGCCAAAAGCCTTACCCTTCTTTTTTATGCCTAAAACGTAGATTTGTTTTGAAAGCATACGCAATCAATTGTGAATTTTATTAAATCAAATAATTAAATTCGACACAATAAATTGAATATTAGTGAAAAAAAATATCATATATGTTAATATTGATTATAAATAAAGTAATAGTTTGAAATTTATTAAATATATATTATTAGGGGATGATTTTATGGGAAAAGTAGTATCATTTATAAATATGAAGGGTGGTGTAGGTAAGACCACATTGTGTATAGGTATTGGGGAATATCTAGCACATAATTTAGATAACCATATACTATTTATAGACCTAGACCCACAATTTAATACTACCCAATCACTCATGAATGAATTTGATTTAGAAGACCAATATCTTACCGAGTATACTAAAAAGAATATTACTGTAAAAAGACTTTTTGAAGCACCTACCAAATTATCTGAGAAGCCTAAGTTACCTAAGACAGAAGAAGTAATAATTAATTTAGACGATAATATTGATATAATTCCAGGGACTATTGATTTGATTTTCGAAGATAACAGTAAAGATGGTACTAAAGCTAGAAGAGTAAAGAAATTTATAAACGAAAATAACTTAACACAAAAATATGACTATATTTTTATTGATTGCCCACCCACAATATCACTATATACAGATGCAGCATTAATTGCATCAGACTTTTACTTAGTTCCAAACAGAATAGATAGATATTCCATATTAGGTATAAAGCTATTGAAACAAGTTATAGATAGAATTTCATACGAAGAAGATTTATTAATAAAGCCATTAGGAATAGTTTACACTATGTTAAAAGACTCTACTGTAAAAAGTGACTCATTAAGAAAGAAATTTGAAGAAAATACAATAGTGGGAGATATAGGCTTATTTAACTGTAGTACTTCTTATGTAAATGACTTATTAGTTGGTCTTCAAGGAAATATATCATCTAAGTATAAAAAGTCAAGACAAGATATCAGTAATTTATGTAACGAATTCATAGAAAGGATAAAGAGCCATGATTGATATTTCAAATTTAGAAAATAAAAACACATGTGTTAAATTATTAGACAAATTAAATAATAATAGTACAGATATATCAGACCTAATAGGAGTAGTTAGTGTTTTGGTATATTCTAAACAAATATTTCCTAAAAATAAAAATGTATGTGAATTTATAGAGGATATTTTTAAAGAAAAATATCCTCTATATGTTACAAAATCTAGAACATTAATGGTTGCAAAAATAAGTAGAAAAATATATTCAATAGAATATCAAGAAATGACTGCTATTTGTAATAGAATACAAGGTTATTTTATATTAAACAATAATGATGGTGTAGATAATATTAACCATGAGGAGAATAAAATACAGGGTAGGAAGACAAAAAATAAGACTAAGAATGAAAATGATAAGCTTGAAACATGGCTTAAAGGGTTATAAAAATGTTAAGTAAATATGATTCATGTACAGATATAAAAAAAGAAATACATACATATATGCAAATGCTAAATACATATAAGAATTTAAAAAACGAACAAAATCTTACAGGAATAGTAAAACGTATTTTATTTTTAAAGACCCTATTTTTAAACGGTCAATCCAATCATTATAATAAATTTATGATATATGATATCCTAATATTAATGCATTGCTTAACTCAAAATTCTAGACGAAATTTTTATAATATATATCGTTCTTTTATTGAAAATTTT
Coding sequences:
- a CDS encoding phage holin family protein, with product MKNINWKQKLSSRKFWIALVGFITSILVAFNVPTLTVEQVTTIVMGGGTLIAYILSEGFIDAKRVEEGNKDGDTTKTTNS
- a CDS encoding peptidoglycan recognition protein family protein, with the protein product MEIQQKLLTVNQYSRPGTKLKQVKNIVVHWVGNANSTAIANRNYFESLKERKSFASSHYIIGLQGEIIQCVPESEIAYHANNANSYSIGIEVCHPDWQGKFSEITYKSLINLLADLCKRYSLEPTTAIIRHYDVTKKLCPKYYVEHSGAWLQLKQDVKVNMGTEDTELKKAAEILYKRNIISVLSAWDDVTKFKLEYVPGLLKNMGGIDRLVKDKIISDKLLWEYKQYNANHVRDLIIKYSKLG
- a CDS encoding hemolysin XhlA family protein, encoding MPQDTQDVLQEIKEKLGSIQSAVDNIMPVVDLKIENMEDKLKVANHRILDLEEQNKWLWRCIAGAIIAGVIAMYFK
- a CDS encoding ParA family protein, with product MGKVVSFINMKGGVGKTTLCIGIGEYLAHNLDNHILFIDLDPQFNTTQSLMNEFDLEDQYLTEYTKKNITVKRLFEAPTKLSEKPKLPKTEEVIINLDDNIDIIPGTIDLIFEDNSKDGTKARRVKKFINENNLTQKYDYIFIDCPPTISLYTDAALIASDFYLVPNRIDRYSILGIKLLKQVIDRISYEEDLLIKPLGIVYTMLKDSTVKSDSLRKKFEENTIVGDIGLFNCSTSYVNDLLVGLQGNISSKYKKSRQDISNLCNEFIERIKSHD